One region of Danio aesculapii chromosome 7, fDanAes4.1, whole genome shotgun sequence genomic DNA includes:
- the LOC130231471 gene encoding uncharacterized protein LOC130231471, whose amino-acid sequence MERFQLNVIESVPDFGVVSYLADAEGNINVGSTMTPVPTKPSKRSFPTTPSTVTPTLTSTPTNANPQNKTTATENQTSSTDPPTQISENQTTSTPLNPPDQSLGSPIPQNQTLGTVIHSNPQCSSPTEEEEEFVDDGKMTGRLEEAEAAEDEHLTEAVSTHEPETTCPTEPENDPEEPTPDPDTAN is encoded by the exons ATGGAAAGGTTTCAA TTGAATGTGATTGAAAGCGTGCCTGATTTCGGTGTGGTGTCATATCTGGCCGACGCAGAAGGAAACATCAACGTTGGCTCCACGATGACTCCTGTACCAACAAAGCCTTCAAAAAGATCATTTCCCACCACACCCAGCACGGTCACTCCAACTCTAACATCAACCCCGACTAATGCAAACCCCCAAAATAAAACTACAGCTACTGAAAACCAAACCTCTAGTACAGACCCACCAACACAGATCAGTGAAAATCAAACCACAAGCACTCCTTTAAACCCACCAGATCAATCCTTGGGTTCCCCTATTCCTCAAAACCAAACCTTAGGTACAGTAATACACTCAAATCCACAATGCTCCAGTCccacagaagaagaagaggagtTTGTGGATGATGGGAAGATGACAGGCAGGCTGGAAG AAGCAGAGGCGGCTGAAGATGAGCATCTTACAGAAGCTGTTTCTACACATGAACCAGAAACCACATGTCCAACAGAACCAGAGAACGACCCAGAGGAACCTACACCAGATCCTGATACTGCAAACTAG